One window from the genome of Novipirellula caenicola encodes:
- the secE gene encoding preprotein translocase subunit SecE, with the protein MSRDIAGTNNAPLTSELFHAKVYKPNQGRIVRQLTALAIWVVVALGCWSLYATLRGFLPAGSMLIPAIPMVALAIGVWIGYRLVNWPQFADFLIAVEAEMNKVTWPAKDELIRASVVVIFTIFFLAVALFLFDVVWQFIFNFLGVTS; encoded by the coding sequence GTGTCTCGAGACATTGCAGGGACGAACAACGCCCCACTGACTAGCGAACTATTTCACGCCAAGGTTTACAAACCAAACCAAGGGCGAATCGTTCGTCAATTGACAGCATTGGCGATCTGGGTCGTGGTTGCTCTGGGATGTTGGAGCCTGTACGCCACCCTGCGAGGCTTTTTGCCCGCCGGCTCGATGCTGATTCCTGCGATTCCCATGGTCGCGTTGGCGATTGGCGTGTGGATCGGTTATCGCTTGGTCAACTGGCCTCAGTTTGCCGATTTCTTGATCGCAGTCGAAGCCGAGATGAACAAGGTGACTTGGCCGGCGAAGGACGAATTGATCCGCGCATCGGTCGTGGTGATCTTCACGATCTTCTTTCTCGCAGTGGCTCTCTTTTTGTTCGACGTGGTTTGGCAGTTCATCTTTAATTTCCTTGGCGTGACTAGCTAA
- the tuf gene encoding elongation factor Tu, whose protein sequence is MAKETFQRTKPHVNVGTIGHIDHGKTTTTGAILAVQAAKGLAKAKGYSDIAKGGTVRDATKTVTIAVAHVEYESDKRHYAHIDCPGHADFVKNMITGAAQMDGAILVVSAADGPMPQTKEHVLLARQVGVPYIVVYLNKCDLVDDEELLELVELEARDLLSKYGFPGDDVPVVRGSSLPAYNNPSDPEASKCITELMNALDEFIPEPVREDDKPFLMAIEDVFSIEGRGTVATGRIERGVVKVGEEVSIVGLSDTPVKTTCTGVEMFRKEMGEGRAGDNVGCLLRGVKREDIQRGQCLAKPGSITPHTKFEAEVYCLSKEEGGRHTPFFSGYRPQFYFRTTDVTGTANLVDAEMCMPGDNVKVEVELHKPIAMDDGVRFAIREGGRTVGSGVVTKIVS, encoded by the coding sequence AACGTCGGCACGATTGGCCACATTGACCATGGCAAAACGACCACGACTGGCGCAATCTTGGCCGTCCAAGCTGCTAAGGGTCTGGCAAAGGCAAAGGGTTACTCGGATATCGCCAAGGGCGGTACCGTTCGTGACGCTACCAAAACCGTGACGATTGCGGTCGCTCACGTTGAGTACGAGTCGGACAAGCGTCACTACGCCCACATCGATTGCCCGGGCCACGCTGACTTTGTTAAGAACATGATCACCGGTGCCGCCCAAATGGACGGTGCGATCTTGGTTGTATCGGCAGCAGACGGCCCGATGCCACAAACCAAAGAACACGTTCTCTTGGCTCGCCAAGTAGGTGTTCCTTACATCGTTGTTTATCTGAACAAGTGTGACTTGGTCGACGACGAAGAATTGCTTGAACTCGTCGAACTCGAAGCTCGCGACTTGCTCAGCAAGTACGGCTTCCCCGGCGACGACGTTCCTGTCGTTCGCGGTTCGTCGCTTCCTGCATACAACAACCCATCGGACCCTGAAGCCAGCAAGTGCATCACTGAGTTGATGAACGCGTTGGACGAGTTCATTCCAGAACCTGTTCGTGAAGACGACAAGCCATTCTTGATGGCAATCGAAGACGTCTTCTCGATCGAAGGTCGTGGTACGGTTGCTACCGGCCGTATCGAGCGTGGTGTGGTTAAGGTTGGTGAAGAAGTATCGATCGTCGGTCTTTCGGACACCCCTGTTAAAACCACCTGCACCGGCGTCGAAATGTTCCGCAAGGAAATGGGCGAAGGCCGAGCCGGAGACAACGTCGGTTGCTTGCTCCGTGGTGTTAAGCGTGAAGACATCCAACGTGGTCAATGTTTGGCAAAGCCAGGCAGCATCACCCCTCACACCAAGTTCGAAGCAGAAGTTTACTGCTTGAGCAAGGAAGAAGGCGGACGCCACACCCCGTTCTTCAGCGGTTACCGTCCTCAGTTCTACTTCCGTACCACCGACGTGACCGGCACCGCAAACTTGGTTGACGCCGAAATGTGCATGCCTGGTGACAACGTCAAGGTCGAAGTCGAATTGCACAAGCCAATCGCAATGGACGACGGTGTTCGTTTCGCAATTCGCGAAGGCGGACGTACCGTTGGCTCCGGGGTTGTAACCAAGATCGTATCGTAA